The region GTGTACTTCCTGCACCTCGAGTTGCTCGCTCAGCTCGCTCTGCAGGATCAGGTTAAGATCGTCGAGCGTGGCGGCCATGTTCCGGACCACCTTATCCATCAGCTCCATCACCTGACCGCAGGTTTCCGCTGTCGGCTGATTATGGTAGAGGCTCATCAGCCCTCTCATGTTACTGAGCGGCGAACGCAGGTTATGCGCTATGATCTGAGCAAAATCCTCCAGGCGACTTTTTTGGGTCTGCAGCCTTGCGGTAGAATTACGTAACTCATCGTTGAGCAGCTGCAGGTGCTCCTTTTGGTTCCGCAGCACCACGGCGATCAGGTCTTTCACCAAAACCTGGGCAATCTCGATCTCGCTCAGGCTCCACGGCAGCGATTTTCCCTTTATCACCTGCACCCACCTGGCAAACGACTTGCGCGGGTGTATTCGCCTCGAACTCTCCTCTGTCTCCTTATCCGGCTTGCCAGCCCAGATGCGTGTCTCAGAAATCTCCGGCTTAAAGTATAAAAGGTACTCTTTGTTGAGTTTGGATATCTCCAGCGCCAGCAACCCACTGGCCTGCTGCCGCATGTCTGCGGCGGCAGGGTATACTTTCGAAAGGTGCCGCGTGTGGAAGGTGCTGCTGTCTACGTTTTCTGCGAGCCAGCCGGCAAGCTCCTGCAGGGCAGCCTTATCCGGCGTGATGCCGCACGTATAGCTGTTGTCTCCCAGCAGCAGGGCCACCCCTGCTGCCTCCGTGAGCGCAAGTATGGCGGGGCTCTGTTCCTGCAGCTGTACCTGCAAGTGCTGGCTGCTCATCAGCTGGCGCATCAACGCTTCCTCCTGCTGCTTCAGCTCCTCCATCCGCCGCAGGTCGCGCTGCTCCTGGTGTGCCAGCACGCCATTGGCAAAAGCCTGCGCCACATTCAAGCAAAGCTGGCGTTTCCAGTAATTTATAAAAAGCGGGGATTTATGCTGGCAGGCGATAATGCCCCACAGCTTGCCGTTCACAATGATCGAAACAGACAGGGTAGCCTGCACGCCCATGTTCTGCAGGTACTCCAGGTGAATTTCGGAAGGGTTGCGCAGCTCCGACAGGATGATGTTGGAGGGCTGCCCGGAGGCCGGGTTAACGTATGGCGTGATGTTTACGGCCGTGCCCGATACGTGGGGGATCTGCCTGACCGGCTTCTTGAGCAACAGCGCGCGGGCCTGCGCCGGAATATCCGAGGCCGGGAAATGATGGTGCAGGTACGAGTGCAGTCCGGGTTTTATTTTCTCCGCGATCACCTCGCCGTGCCAGTCTTCATCGAAACGGTAGAGCATTACCTGGTCGTAGGCGATGGCCTGCTGCACGAACTCCGTCGTTACCTGGGCTTGCG is a window of Pontibacter kalidii DNA encoding:
- a CDS encoding ATP-binding protein is translated as MQNYQNYKVDLSNCDKEPIHIIGRIQPHGFLLILNKHTLAVEQVSENIGQFLQAEPDVLLGKALDAICSGEEYAQLEKLVQQSEQSINLRLVQLQGKQFFAFLHESQGSLVLECERYEQPAGGQEMLELTGAYTKFLEKLDQQDTLEAQAQVTTEFVQQAIAYDQVMLYRFDEDWHGEVIAEKIKPGLHSYLHHHFPASDIPAQARALLLKKPVRQIPHVSGTAVNITPYVNPASGQPSNIILSELRNPSEIHLEYLQNMGVQATLSVSIIVNGKLWGIIACQHKSPLFINYWKRQLCLNVAQAFANGVLAHQEQRDLRRMEELKQQEEALMRQLMSSQHLQVQLQEQSPAILALTEAAGVALLLGDNSYTCGITPDKAALQELAGWLAENVDSSTFHTRHLSKVYPAAADMRQQASGLLALEISKLNKEYLLYFKPEISETRIWAGKPDKETEESSRRIHPRKSFARWVQVIKGKSLPWSLSEIEIAQVLVKDLIAVVLRNQKEHLQLLNDELRNSTARLQTQKSRLEDFAQIIAHNLRSPLSNMRGLMSLYHNQPTAETCGQVMELMDKVVRNMAATLDDLNLILQSELSEQLEVQEVHLPEVVEKELQNLQAILLETNAQVELDLQVTTVRAPKIYLESMAHNLISNALKYRSPERRPHIRIKSWQEEGQVCLSVSDNGLGINLERFGHKIFHLYSTFHKNRDAKGLGLYLTKIQAEALGGGISVDSTPGEGATFKVCLQI